ataattttattttgagtTAGCCAAATAGCCCACACACCATTAACAATCGTTGCAGCCCACAACTCACCAATCTGAGAGCTAAAGCGGAAATGAACAGCAGCCTCAATCAAATCCAGAACCAACGAAATCGAATCAAACTGATGACCAAACAATGAAGCAATAcccttccaaatctcctgcgaAAAGCGACAAGTTATAAAGACATGGTTTATTGACTCACTCTCCAATTGACACAGGGGGAAACAAGAGATAATAATACAGCCGCGAATCCACAACTGATCATACGTCAATAAATACCCGAGGCAAGCTCGCCAACAGACTAAAGAGTGGGCCAGAGGGAGAAAAGCATGCCAAATAAAGTGACACCAAGCCTTAGGAGTAGCCTGTGGTTGCAACCAGGCATAGAATAGCTTTACAGAGAGCACACCCCCACCACCGGCTTCTAGatactgttaagcccaaaatatacctaaaatatcattaatatttacaccagttttgctatgaaattgtgttgtttatatctatttagagtacttttacgtctgaatatgtttctttcatgcaaggtacctaaatatttggtaaaatccaaataggaacgaaaagaggtcaaaaacaaaggaaaaaccctaagttacgagccaaaGACGAAGAAAATCAACGCACCGAAACGAAGATGATGGAACGAAGTCGGAACGGGAAAAAactcccgtgtcgcgaccgagattccctaatctcggtcgcgacacgcctcTTCCAGCCACTCCTCCTTGCGTTCCGAAGACCAAAATTTTACTCCCCAATCTCGGCAAATATTTTCCCATCTCGGTAACATCAGAGATTTCTCCAGCACAGTTTACACATGTTTTAAttcaaagaaacgcgttcgttcgggtggatagaaatgtctcttcacagcggacacgacccttgaacacgactcttcaacatctataaatagagagttgatttcagagttgtagagagttagatttttaagattagtgcagaATTTATGccgaaattctgagtcaaaaacgattcagaagttagagttcatttctgtaaaagcaatttcatgtacacacattgttcttaaattaattacaaacacagtagcaattagatttagattaagatctatTCAAtactagtttacattttggtagtagaagagccatctctattccgaagattcagcgagaagattaagtagcggattcgaccccggagcctgacaaactctaacgagttTTAAGGAAGGATTGATAACCTGGAACTCACTAAGCCctcttgaatgcttccatgcttcttgttctctgtaaacttgtatcaattcacacttcatctaataaaagttcATGCTATTCAACATATTTTTATGTAGTTACTTTGGTAAACGATCTGAAGtaaagttctggtgttttcattaaaacgtagttcttattaaatcaatctcaaaaccaaattcaattaacGATTTTCTATTTAATAAACGTTAAGTcatatttaaactatatcaaaataagtttttgtgaaaaaacgttccatgtgggatcgatatctttttattactccaagcgaaaccgtgcacttgaggaaatcgctcaacagataCAAACATCGGTATCATCACGCCCTCTACAGACAGACCGAATTATATTCTGAACCTCGTCAGGCAAATCCGGTAAATTAGACCAGCAGTTACCTTGTAAATAATCATCCACCGAGCCCTGACAGTCCCCGCCTCTGATCGGCATTGAATTTACCTGTTTCTCCACCGGCGGGTCAATCCAAGCATCAAACCAGAAGTTCAAGTTCGAAGTAGTACCAATCCACCAGAAGTAGTGATCCAGAACAACTGAATAAACGACTCGAATTAACGTCCAGATGAAGAATTAAAAATCCAATTTCGCGGCCTTCCCGACCTATTAATAAAGCGTAACCTGAGGAGACGGAAACACATGGATTGATCCTGGATCAGACCCCAAGCCAATTTTCCCATGAGAGCTTTATTTAAAGTAAGCAAATCTTTAATCCCAAGTCCTCCCTCAATAACCTTCTGACAACAAATTCACCAAGGCACAGTGATAAGCTTCTGATCAGCTATTGACCCTGTCCAAACAAAGTTCCTCATACAATGCTTCGTACGAAAAATTAAAGCCACTGGCCATTTATAAACAATAAAAGAGCGCATAAAGCATCCTGTAATGACAGAGTTGACCAAAGCCACCCTTCCAGGCATGGATAAGCAACTTCTTTTCCACTTACTAAACCTTGCCAAAATTTTGTCAGTCAAACTCGAAAGCTGCCTGCTCCATGGAGAGCCAAAGAATAACAGAACTCCAAGGTAGCGAAAGGGGACAGAACCTCGATGAATGCCCATAATGCCTGCCAAAAGGCTCCCACACCTGGCTGCAACAGAAGGGCTCAGAAAGATCTCAGACTTTTGCCAGTTAACACGTTGACCTGAAATTGCACCATAAGTTTCAAAAATACGGTCAATCCTGTTAAGATTATAAGTAGTAGCCTTGCAGAATAGAAGAATATAATCTAATAACTATGATGATGATACATTAATTAACTCAAAAATGTATCTCTTAAAAAGTTTGGAAAATAATGCAACTAAAATATGACTTTTCCCTATAAAATATCACCATTTAAATAGGtggttttgatcacatggaccttaatgaccatgcactatttggtcattcaccattagatctaggcttattagaatcctaaggtggagattcaaagcatcatgCGACTTAGATTTAAATAAatctatatctaacggtgaatgaccaaattcacttggtcattaaGGTACATGTGAATATTCCTGTTTAAATAGGAGTGTTATAAGATtgaatgttatatatatatatatatatatatatatatatatatatatatatatatataatttaaaattatacattAGTTATACATCACTTATAAATTACAATAAGTTTTAGGGTTAGTTTAAAAAAACGTGATTTCACGTTTTTGGAGATCGGTACTTGTTGTTTCTTATAGCACAGACATGTCATCTCATCTGTCAAAGACGACAGATCAATGATTTTGTGTGTAGGAGATtcgaatgagccaactataggtgtgtgataggtttttaaagccaactataggtgtgtaatatgttattttaaaagttcaggatgCCAATAGGTGAAACGTGTCAAGTTTAAaggtgtaaatatgcattaatcCTATTTTTTAACTAATAATTAAGTCTGGGAAAATTGGAAAACCTTGGTTGAATTATATTGACGAGCTGATGTAATTTCAGAATTTTGAATCAAAAATTAAGTCTAGAAAAATTGgacaatatataaaataaaatgtaaccAATATTTTTTGTTAACTATTGTTCTGTTTCTATTTGTTTATACAGATTATCATTTTCTTATTCTAACTTGGTTTGTttggaattttagaaaaatgggtggtttattttattaattttcttttcacatATATTGATACATGTTTTAATTGAAGATGGATCCGGCTCTAAGAACATGGTCACTTCAGAGGCTTAGGCCCATTTTTACTAGTGGCAACATCAATCAGCATGATGAAAGGTCAAAAAAATTCCCTAGAGTGAATTTTATGTCTCggtaataaaagaaaatatgtttacTTTCGAGATGATGGTGGTATGTAAGATTTTATATCTTTTACATTCTCATTTGCAGGGATTGATTTCCATAAGAAATGTGAAATGTTACAAATTGGATAATCTGAGCAATAATGCTATCTAGTTGAGTTAGACGTTAGTAGATGAGCATTAGTTGGCTAGAAAATATAATTTGTAAAAGTCACTAAAAATGTCTGTAAATTAAATCGCCATAAAATGAGTGTGTCGAAATGATGGAAGAAAGCAAAATCGCATATCTCTTGAAGAAGTCAAACCTTAAAAGGCTTAAACTAGAGGAACATTTGGTGAACATGTTGTAGAAGAAACTTATATATGTTGAGATGCAGCTAGAAAAGCTTCTACATGATAACATGGTTAGTCAATTGATCTCAATACTAAAGGTTAAACCGAGATCAAATTGAAAAGACATAGAAAGGAATGGGACTGAAGCCCATTAAAATTTAAGGCCTTAAATGAAGGAAAACCCTACCTCATTAACTAAAGatcccaagatctaggttcaaagggacaacctaattgcataaaccttgTGTGATTACTGTGGGAGTTCAACCCCAATCTATTCTTATGATGTAAACAGTTATATATAAAAGCGGAAAATGGTTAAGctatgcttttaatgatacattgtcTGTCAGAATTATTGAGCAAATAAATCACCCATAAGAAAGGAAAGTGGGGCAATTCGAAGGAGACTAATGGGGCTTAGTTCTCTATAACTCTTGCAAAACCAATatgttcatgaccataacgGACATAACCATGAGAACTAATGTCGTGTCATTGGTATTATTGTGTGGATTATATCATCATTTACACAAACGACAGAATAAGTCAAGGACATTGTGTCTACTAGTCAcccagtaaagtaaatatacttgCACAAAGGAAGATTCAAGGGTTGTTGCTTGCTTATACTATGCAAATATCGACTCTAAAAAGTTATCACCATATCCAATTCTTTTCACTGTCAATTTCATTCATGTGTGGGAttattggaaatttttttatgatgaatgaaataaatttaaatatcaacACCCTTCATGAATAGGCATATTCACTCATGAACAGCCATGTCTGTTCGTGAACAGATGTGTCTACAGTTGTGTTCATTCGTGTTAATTCGTGAACATGACTTGTCTATTTGAGTTCTATTTATACAAAATGGAACTGTCAAATTTTATACACTAAAAATGAAATATTCTCTGAAATTTTATGCTTTCTGTATAATCATATTATTCATGTTTTGAAGACGATCATCAATAGCGACATAATCTATCTTAAGGAGACTGTTAATACATGCCTCATATTTTTCACATCTTGTTGTTATTCATGTTTCATTTGTCTTTTTGGACTAATATTTCCTAATAGAGATCGGAAAAAGCCACGAGAGCACTTGGAGAGATCAATTATCTCTCTGAACGCTCCCAAAGATGAAGTCTTATACTACGTGGAGAGAATAAGGTACACATCACCTACCGTACGAAAATGGAGAAGTCACCCTCACACAACAATAGGGCATTCTACAACTTCCATAAAAGTGAGGGGCACAACATGAAAGATTGTATGCAACTCATTTCCAAACTAGAAAAGTTGGCACTCAGGGAAAGCTGGATCATTCCCTAAAAAAGTTCAGGCGAGGTTTCATATCCGAAGAAAGGGAAATGTGAAGTAAGGATAAAGCCCCATATGGCATTATCAATATAATCTCAAGAGGGTCGGTTCTGGGGGCATCTTTTAAGAGAAGGTTCCCTAAAAATGAGAAGTCGGACACACTAAGGTCAAACTTCTCATTCGGTGGATTAAGGCATATCCCTAGAATAACGCATGATGACACGTTAGTGATTGAATTCTAGATTAAGGAATTCAATATTCACATGGTATTAGTATACACTAGGAGCTCAGCCAACATCATCATGAAAAAAGCCTACGAGGCACTTCGCCTCGAGCCTATCAGGTTGAATCCTATGAAAGCTCCCTTGATAGGAATGAGCGGACACTCAATCCCCCTATTGGGGAGTGTGGACATGTAAATCAAGATTGGGGGCTGCCAAACCATTTGGTGGTCGGAAGCAGAGTTATTAATCATAGACATTGGCTGAATGTATAATGTGACAGTAAGGCGACCTTTACTGTCAGACTCAAGAGGTACTTTATCCATTTGACACCTTTCATGGAAAATCCCCACACCCGATGGAATGACCATCGCCTAGGATGACCAATTAGTAACCCAACAAATGTATATGGCATCACTCGAAATAAAGCCAATGGAGGTCAAGccggtaaaaaaaaaaaggaaagagcCAAAGCCAGTAGGGGCACTAGAGTTTGTTTGGCTAATAGAGCCCAAAGCAACACATACATCAATGGATATCATTTTCCCAACGCCTATCACTAATTCCATAGGATTAAGTAGATCCTGACCGAGGGAATCCTACCCGCTCCCCCATATTAACATACTGATAGATCCCATGATCGAGCACACCATTTATGTTAGGAAATAGGTTACGCAAAGgagtatttaattttttataactacTTTATTAACCTGAGGAACTTATTACGTCGTTATTcgataataatattaaaacgGTTCAAAAAGCATAAATGATTTACCTCTTTAAGGTGATCTACTATTGATGTAGTGTACCATGGAAGATTGAAAGAACAATCAACAAGCTTAAACAACTTTATTTAAAAACCAAAATAGATTGGCTCTAACAAAGTCGACACAAACGTCGAATGAAAGACAAATTAAACCCTAACATAacctattttatttttggttaaGTAATTGAGAAAGAAAATTAGGATTTAGCAATTGAACAATTCAGCTAAAGATTCTTTGTGTATAGGCCGAAATACATATAGGATTTATgtaggttttatttttttcctaatTTGTCTGCTAATTGCATTAGGTTTAGCTAAATTTTATTAGAATAAATCATTATTCCTAACTctaataagtatatatatatatatatatatttagttcCTAAAATAAATGCTAATAGCATTTATATTTCCTATTAAGATTATAATTAACTTAATTAGttcataaataattataatgtaattagaattaaattgtaaatcaattaaattaattaatctaatatgtaTAAACAATTTTGGCCCCTTATTCATCGCTCCTATTGGAACAATTCCAAAATTACAATGTTTACGTTGGTTCTTAAATCATagtgtgtgacccattaggttcttaccacAATTAGTCGTACACATTTATTGTAATTCACTTAATGTTGATTCGGATAGAAAACTAACTCCTTAATTTCTATCTATTAATTCTATTAGAATTAATTGAACTAAACGTATAACGGAGCGAGTGTCCGATTTAAAGATAAGAAGTGTCTCACTGCCCTAGAAGCCATAAGAAGTCAACCCATAGGAAGTTGTACTACTAACCTCCTCCGCCGAAGCCAAAGCCTACACAAACATTCGTCAGATACGATCACACAACATACGAGGATATATAGGTCAAAACCTCACCTTGGTCATTCGAGTGACATGTACATCGGTCAGCGGGCGAACCGCCATCTTGCAGAACACCTTGTGCTCAATATGAGCAAGTGCAAGGAGACTGATATTATGTGAGACCTTAGGATCACTCAACGAAATATGATCCCCCTTGTGACGTAGGGCCTAGAGCTAAATGAAAATGGTTTAAAACTAAAGGAAACAATAGAAACGTATAAAAGGGAGCAGAGTCAAAATAACTCACTCGGGCAATATGAAGTCACAATTATCGGCTATACACTTCAGTGAGAGGTCACCAAAAGATTGTACACTTTTATGTGAAAAATCGATAGTTGTATATCAAAATATGAAATAGGATAAAAGTTGTACATCATATATACAATTTACCCGCTTTCTGAAGGCAAAATAAATGTTTTAGTTGGAAAAAAACCAAGAAGGTGGAGAGATTCTTAATGTTTCATTTTCTCCTTGTCCATATCCATTTAGTGTGGTCAGTAGTTAGTTAAActagatttttatgtatattttattCAAATTGGCTACAAAGCTCCAATCTATACTTGTGTTGTATATATAATCTTGGCTTAAAGTCCAAATTGGCTACAAATCTCCAACCTCTACTTTTCAAATAAGGCTTCTAACCTTCTAAAATCACTGGTTAAATCCCTAACTTATGTCGAAACCACCAATTGAGTCCTTccaattgaaataaaattttaattcgcttattttatattttggtaTTCTtttcgttagtgttttataatatttttcggtctcagtaaaaaaaaaattcagttgaaccgaaccgaaatcaATATATTTTACCAAAGTATTTTTTATTCTACATGTCTACATAAAAAACCAAATGAACTGAAATTTAACGGTTCGATTCGGTTACTAACCAAAATAAATACcatgtataaatataaaaaatattttaatataatatattaatttcggttcggtttaataTAAATTTTCACTAAAACTGAACTTATAACCGAAACCCAAGATATCATAAACAGAATCGAAAATATAAAATCTCCGAACTCTAATTTTATTTCAGACGAGAGAGAGGAATCCAATGGGTGGTTTGAGTCTTTCAACGTACCGTTTGAGGATTTAATGGATGACTTTTATGGTGTAGATTAATTGGGTCTAATATGAGCTTTTATGCCTATAAAttgaaaaaagtgaaaaattatTTCAAACAAGTCATGTCTTGTCTCTCAATAGAAATtggagtaaattacatccatggtcaCTCAATCTTatctattttaacattgtggccactgaacttcaatttttaacgttATAACCAtcaaactttatatttttttaacatcggtgaccACTCAATTTTATCTAACTCCTCAAAGTGACccttaacgacctcaaaatgaaaatattcaagaattaaaattgttcagaacgacatttacttTTAAaccgcattttttattttccaaaatcacattttttttttgaactttttCTCTATAAAAATTTACTCTCTCCTAACAAAACACCGCCtaaaatgacctcaaaacgaaaattttcaagaattaaggttacttagaatatcattacgctttggatttgttatttttaggcCGTCAACAGTCATTTTGAGACGTTGAATTGGCatcgatgttaaaaagtgtaaagttcagtggtcatactgttaagagttgaagttcaatgaccataattTCAAATgtttaaagttcagtggccatgggtgtaatttacccgtagAAATTGATAGctctattattttgtttttggtatttATTTTGGAAGTTATGGATTACACTTTTGTCCATCAATCACTTCTTTATTTCTGACCTCTTCTTTTTGAATGAAGATATTTCAAACCATTTATTGTTCAACAGCTCACTTGACACGACAGAGGCCAAGTCTTCAAAGTCTGCTTGCTTCAATTGAGATTTGTCTGCTTAAAATGCTCCATCTGATAATACAAATCGGAGTAAACAATGGCTTCCTCTCATGGTTATTTTCTTCTCCTTACCTTACTATTGCTTTCTTCTTCATTGTTTGCTCAAAATACAGGCCAAGTAAATGTGGGCAGCTCAATCACAGCAGGAGATGATGAACCATGGATTTCCCCTTCTGAGGATTTCGCTTTCGGATTTCAGCAGCTTGAAAATAAGGATCTTTACTTGCTTGCAATTTGGTACAACAAAATTCCAGACAGAACCATTGTCTGGTATGCAAATGGAGATGATCCGGCGCCAACAAGATCGAAAGTAGAGCTAACTTCAGACCGGGGGCTAGTGCTCACTGGCCCTCAAGGAGCAGAGATATGGAGCTCTGGAGGAAGTGTGGGAGAAGCAGCCTATGGTTTGATGAATGATACAGGCAATTTCATGGTTAAAAATACAGCAGGTGAAAGCTTATGGCAGAGCTTCGAAGATCCGAGAGACACGTTGCTGCCTGGACAAACGCTAGAAAGGGGTGGGAGGATTCTTAATTCTAGACTCAGAGAGACTAATTTCTCCCTCGGACGGTTCCAATTTCGTTTGATTCCTGATGGGAATGGTGTGCTGAATTTCAACAATTTGCCTACTGGTTTTGCTTATGGTGCCTATTTCTGGACAGATACAGTTGATACTAATGCATCGAATGCTGGTTTGCGAATAGTATTCAACGAGTCTGGCTACTTGTATGTTTTGAGAGCAAGCAATAGACGAGAGCTCATTACACAAGGAAGAGTTATCTCTGCTGCTGAATATTACCATAGAGTAATTCTCCATTTTGATGGGGTTTTGGCCCAATATTCTTACCCCAAGAACTCTAGTGGGAATTGGGAGGTTGTTTTTAGAGAACCAGATAACATCTGCAACAGTTTGAGTGGAATAGGAACTGGACCTTGCGGGTTTAATAGTATCTGTAAACTGAGTGAAGATCAGCGAGCAACCTGTGGATGTCCGCCGAGGTTTTCTTTAATTGATCAAAATGATGAATATGGAGGCTGTAAACCAGATTTCTATACTCAATTTTGCTATGATGAGGATACTGAAGGGCCTATTTCTGACTTTGAGTTCATAGAATTGAAAAATACTGATTGGCCAACTTCGGATTACGAGCGGTACAATCCTTATAACATACAAGACTGCCCAAACGCTTGTCTCCATGATTGCTTCTGCAATGTAATTGTGTACAGAGATGGAAGTTGCTGGAAGAAGAAGTTGCCACTCTCTAATGGAAGGCAAGATGAAGGAATGAATGGGGTAAGTTTCATAAAAGTGAGAAAAGGAAATTTCACAGAGAGAAAATTAACTCCTCTTCCATTCCCCCTTGAGAATGAAAAAGGTAATCGGGTTCTGGTTCTGGTTGTGTCTTTGCTCTTAGGTGGCTCTGCGGTTATCAATTTCATATTCTTTGGCTTGGTGGGTTTCGGTTCTCTCGTCTTCTACAGAAAAAAGTTCGTACCTTTTGCTCAATCCTGCAAATCCAATTTGTTTCACTTCAGCTATATAGAACTTGTGGAAGCAACAAATGGGTTCAAGGACGAGGTAGGAAGGGGCTCTTTCGGCATCGTGTACAAAGGGTTAAGAGAAATAGCCATTGCAGTGAAGAAATTAGACAGAGTAGTTGCAGACAGTGAGAAAGAATTCAGGACAGAAGTTGAAGTGATTGGCCAAACTTACCACAAGAATCTGGTCAAGCTTGTAGGCTTTTGCGACGAGGGGCAACATCGGTTGTTAGTGTACGAGTTCCTGAGAAGCGGGGCGCTATCGAACTTCCTATTCGGAGATACAAAACTCCGTTGGGAGCAAAGAACTCAGGTAGTCTGTCGGCCTCCAGATTCtagagaaaaattaaataaaattagaatCATGAATGGAAAATACCGTCAGGTTTTGCGACAAAATTCTCTGTCGCTGATGTTTAGtccaaataaaaatttataatctTAACATATTTCATCTATTGAAAGCCTAATATTTGTTTCTGGCTGCGCCACTGCAGATAGCATTGGGGATAGCAAAAGGACTCGTGTATCTCCACGAAGAGTGTACTACCCAGATCATCCATTGTGATATAAAGCCTCAAAACATTCTTCTTGACAACAATCTTGATGCGAAGATCGCTGATTTCGGATTGGCAAAGCTTCTTATGCTTGATCAGAGCCGAACTTATACTGCGATTCGAGGAACCAAAGGGTATGTTGCCCCGGAGTGGTTTAGGAACTTGCCTATTACACCAAAAGTAGATGTGTACAGTTTCGGCGTTTTACTATTGGAGATAATTTGTTGCAGAAGAAATGTGGATTCAGAACTAAGTGAAGATGAAATCATTCTGATTGATTGGGCTTATGATCGCTATGTTGGAAGCAAAGTTGATGTTCTAGTTGCAGATGATGAAGAAGCCATAAATGACTTGAACAAGGTTGAGAGGTTCTTAATGGTTGCAATTTGGTGCACTCAAGAAGATCCAAATCTCAGACCAACTATGAAAATGGCACTATTAATGCTTGAAGGGATAGTTCCGGTCGTAGCTCCACCATGTCCGTCCCCGTTTACTTAGGTATTGAAAAGTAACTTTAGGTTATTTCGGAAccggtaaataatttattagtctccgaATTTGAGtctttgttttaattaatagtAGCCAgtacttttatttttcaaaagtaCATCGTAGTCCCTTATTCTTTCAAATTCAACTACTTCATCGTTTTGTTCATAATTCTGTTACACAAAATTTGaattatatagaaaaataataagTTGGCTCATCTATCAGAAATtattaacaacaacaacaacaacaacaacaaagccttagtcccgaaatgattcggggtcggctaacatgaaccatcatataaacgtttcataatattaaatataattgtcattttatatataatttaacttTGACTAATATACTTCTGGATGGATGAATTAAGTAGTTGATTTTGAAAGAATTGGAAATctataatgtatttttttaaaatatatgagCTTGCTAGTTTTGATATTTGAAAACTGAAAGACTAAGAGCATCTTCAATGATTAAACCATACAACCGCTCCATAGATATGCCACACCATTTTTGTGAGCCCCATTTAATAAACTTTATTCTATCATATTATCTTTCTCCGTTTAAACACTCGAACAACTCAATCACATGGACCCACTattaaatcacattttttttattattttccatACCACTAAACAAATAATTTTCTCACAAAATGATATATATTTTCtaacaaataatttttatataaattgacaataattttaatttctagATTGAAAATAAACGACACAACAATAGAAcagtaatttaataattaataacaacaATTCAACTCTTACACATTAAATactacaaaattaaaaatactttTTTATACTAATTTTCTCTTTCATAATCTCCAAAATGTTACCAAATATGCTCGACCAAGTGATTTCGAAGGTCATTATGTATTTCTCGGTCATGTAATGCCACATTTCTTTGAAGATATTGTTGAAAATTTTGAATGCAACCATCATCCCAACTATTTAAACCTTCTCCTCCATGTGCAACGATCATATTATACAATATGATGTATGCATACATTATATCACTCAACTTGTCTCGATGCCAAAAATGTGCAGGTCCCCGAACAATTGCCCATCGAGATTGTAACACACCAAATGCTCGTTCGACATCTTTTCTTGCAGTCTCTTGCATTTGTTTGAACTTGATCCTTTTTGCATCTTCCGAAAATGAAAAACTTTTACCAAATATTGCCCACTTCGGCTATATCCCATCAACTAAATAATATCCTTTCATACAATTTTTGTCATTCACCATGAATTGAACATCAGGACCGACTCCATTCAAAACATCATTAATAACAGAGATTGATTAAGTACATTGATATCATGGTTTGATCCCGCAACCCCAAAGAAAGCATGTCAAATCCATAAATTTGTTAGAGCAACTGCTTCTAGCATTATTGTTGGAGCCCCTTGATCATCTCTAGTAAACTCACCTTTCCATGCGATTGGACAATTTTTCCATTTCCAATGCATACAATCAATACTATCAAGCATGCCGAGAAAACCATGACGCTCTGAATGCCATTGAAGTAGTCGCTAAATATCTTCACGATTAGGCCTTCGTAGATATTTTGGTGCAAATATCTCAATAACGCATCGACAAAAAATTTCCAAACACTCAGTATTTTGGTGCAAATATCATATTGATCAGCTGCCGCACTATATGCTAATTGTCGGATAGCTGCATTACA
The DNA window shown above is from Euphorbia lathyris chromosome 1, ddEupLath1.1, whole genome shotgun sequence and carries:
- the LOC136222270 gene encoding G-type lectin S-receptor-like serine/threonine-protein kinase LECRK3, encoding MASSHGYFLLLTLLLLSSSLFAQNTGQVNVGSSITAGDDEPWISPSEDFAFGFQQLENKDLYLLAIWYNKIPDRTIVWYANGDDPAPTRSKVELTSDRGLVLTGPQGAEIWSSGGSVGEAAYGLMNDTGNFMVKNTAGESLWQSFEDPRDTLLPGQTLERGGRILNSRLRETNFSLGRFQFRLIPDGNGVLNFNNLPTGFAYGAYFWTDTVDTNASNAGLRIVFNESGYLYVLRASNRRELITQGRVISAAEYYHRVILHFDGVLAQYSYPKNSSGNWEVVFREPDNICNSLSGIGTGPCGFNSICKLSEDQRATCGCPPRFSLIDQNDEYGGCKPDFYTQFCYDEDTEGPISDFEFIELKNTDWPTSDYERYNPYNIQDCPNACLHDCFCNVIVYRDGSCWKKKLPLSNGRQDEGMNGVSFIKVRKGNFTERKLTPLPFPLENEKGNRVLVLVVSLLLGGSAVINFIFFGLVGFGSLVFYRKKFVPFAQSCKSNLFHFSYIELVEATNGFKDEVGRGSFGIVYKGLREIAIAVKKLDRVVADSEKEFRTEVEVIGQTYHKNLVKLVGFCDEGQHRLLVYEFLRSGALSNFLFGDTKLRWEQRTQIALGIAKGLVYLHEECTTQIIHCDIKPQNILLDNNLDAKIADFGLAKLLMLDQSRTYTAIRGTKGYVAPEWFRNLPITPKVDVYSFGVLLLEIICCRRNVDSELSEDEIILIDWAYDRYVGSKVDVLVADDEEAINDLNKVERFLMVAIWCTQEDPNLRPTMKMALLMLEGIVPVVAPPCPSPFT